One Carettochelys insculpta isolate YL-2023 chromosome 1, ASM3395843v1, whole genome shotgun sequence genomic window, agacccacttctccagatcttgGAAAtcgtgctgaaagtgaactggcatgaGGGATATAGAACAGagagataaaaacaaaataaaaactggaAAATCAGTTAGGATGGGGGAAGACGAAGGGAGGGcagaagggggaagaaaattacttactgcaagtgtctattaagttaaatgACTTGTTTGAGATCACCATGAATAGCAAAGCCGAGGAAGCTGTCTTCGTAATGCGAACGGTAACTGCTATCtctgttaagtatcggaggggtatctgtgttagtctggatctgtaacagcaacaaagggtcctgtggcaccttatagactgacaggaaagttttgagcatgagctttcgtgagcacagactcacttcatcagaccagcatctgatgaagtgagtctgtgctcacgaaagctcatgctcaaaacttttctgttagtttacaaggtgccacaggacccttcgttgctgcgaTCTCTGTTGAGACCAAGTCCCAAAGTGtggaatttgagaataaattccagtttggATGTCTCCTTTGTAAGCTCGTGTTAAAGGCTCTTTGCTGTAGGACGCAGATTCTCAGGTCGTTAAGAGCAgggcctgctccactgaaatgctcattgacaagtttatgtgtattcagattccaaATGTCTGCTCtttgcccattcattctttggcgaagggaTTGTCCAGTCTGGCCAACGGCTGCAGCAGAAGGGCATTGCCGGCGCACGATGGCATATCTAATACTAGCAGAggcacaggaatatgagcccctgatcctgtaactcccgtggttaggtccagtgatggcgtctccagagtaaatatgtgaaCTACGCTGGCAACGGGGATCGGTGCAGGGAAAAGCTCCAGGATGAGAATTGCAGTGGTGTGGCTGGTGGCTGCAAGTGAGAGTTTCCCTGAGGTGGGTGGCTGTCttcaggagagaacaggccctgCGCCCAGAGCCCCTCAGCGTGTCTCCACATGTTCCATACCACTTGTCGGTTGTTGCAAATGTGCTGGAGGGGCTTGAGCTGGGGGCTCTAGGTCATGAGACGTGGTGTTCTGTGACTGACCTTCCTGGGCCTAAGTAATGAGCTGACCTGAGCCccacccactaaagctcatcacctaataactccGTTGGccagtctttaaggcgctacagggcTGGTTCAGATTTCTGTACATAATTGATGACCAGCTGATAAAAGTAACAAATcagtaatatttaaataaaaaggtgACTCCATTGTCGCAGAGCCGGGGGGGCAACGGGCAGCTTGTTACTATTGTGTGTCACCACCTAAAACCCTGCGCTCAGCATGGCCCAGGCCTGTCCCAGTGATAACCACATCATGTCAGAAGGCTCCCGCCCTGCCCCTCGCTCCCCGCACTCGCCGGGGCTGGAGCGCCTGAGCAGTCACGGcacccagggatggggctgggcaggggattgGCTGTGAAATTCTCTGTGCCCCCGTTtagagcctgtctgtaaacccacCCCTTGTCACTCCCCCACGCTGGTGAGCCGCTCTCCTTGGCTGGGCCGTTCAGAACGTATTCCCCTCCTGCCGGTACCCTGGGCACCTGCCAGGGGCCCCATCTGGCGGGTTCTGCCCTCTGGCTGTGGGTTACGCTAATAGCCAcctcccagtgccagctccctggggaacAGTCATTAGTGCTaaacatttgcactcccccagcCTGTGAAGCACGTTCACAAGCACTTGTGTAATTCCACGACAGGGTGAATGCAGCTCTGGTGCCAAAATCATTGTGGGGCTCAGTGTTTGCACAGCTCAGCCTGCTCAACACCCTGGTGCAGAGGAGTCGGGTCGGGGGCAGAGGTGTtcagagccaccccctcaagcaGCACAGCAGAGTCCCCCGTGGCACTCCCTGTGTCTGTCCACACGCGTGTGTCTCCTGCCTGTCACTGGAGCAGAGGGGAACTGACCCAGGGcagcggggaagcagcagggccacCAGGTCGGACCAGGGCTGTCCCTGCTCTCCTGGGAAGGGCGGGGAAGGCTCCAGAGCATGCGGGGGCCAGCTTGGGTCAGCCTCTCAGAACCCCGGCTCAGAGCGCTGCCTGCTTCCCCGGTAGGCACAGGTGGGGCTGAGCAGCCGGCTCACCTGGACGTTCTAACACCAGGCAGTGCTCCTTCTTCTCTGGGCTGTCCGGCTGCCCCTGGTCCCAGGCTGTGTAGTTGATTTGGGATTCATCAGTCCAGCTCCAGCACTGATTCTGCAGGCAGAGAGAGAAGAGCCGTGAGAGCCGAGGTGACCCAGCTGGAGCCGGGCTGGAGCCGGAGGGCCGCGGGCAGGGCAGCGGGAGAGGCTGCTCAGCCAGACTGGGGACACAGACTGGGCCAGGCtgactcccagcctgggtgtgacaGTCTGAGCCCAACGGCCGgttgctgggtccctgggcacgAGTGTAACCATGTGAATGTTAATAACAGCGGTGAGTGCTCTGCGCAGGGTGTTGGGGACTGATCCTGTGGGGGAGAACGCAGGTGGGTGTAGCCCGTTGTCACCCCTTCCACGGAGCTCCTGCTCTCGGGGTCCCGGTGCACCTCCCAACCAGCCCCTCGCTGAGCCGTGACCAggacctggggatgtggggaagggctcctggaagcagagcaggtgCCGGACACTCACCTTGTCACGGTCCAAGAATCCGATCCAGACAGGCCTTTTGTTTTCGTTCATCTGCTTGACATAATCCGCTATCATCCTCTCTTCTTCGGCGCTGTGAATGGAGGCCAGATGGGCATCGGACCAACATTGCTGGCACTCAATCTGGGCCAGAGAGAACCAAAGCTTCTTACCCCCATTTCTCCcaccactgggagcagcaggagcgaGTCCAGCACAGTCCTGGGCCCTGATTCGCCCCAGGCAGCAAAGGCCCAGGGGATGGGACCCCGTGTTACTGCcaatccctccccccaacaccgaCAGCGacctccttcctcccttccccttcaccTGCACGGACCCCACCCCTCGCAGCACAGACACACAAGGGCACAAGTGTGAGCCTTGCGAGTGCAAGCACTGGAGTCGGGGTTGGGGCACGGCGGGGGTGTTACACGTACTAGTGACACTAACACAAATTCAGTGTACTTTTTGCAAAGGGAACTTGTACCTCACCAATCGACTACAACATTGTGTGGGGCCAACAAGCCTGTGGGGAAGGGCCTTGGGCGTTCAGAAagactttgacaaggtccctccccAAAGGCTCTGAAGCAATGGGAGCTGCCCTCGGTTCTCCCCTGGACCTGGAGCTGGTTAGAAGACAGGAACCAAAGGGGAGCAGAAAATgatgtcctccagggcctgcaCCGCACCAGCCCTAGTCGCCCAAGCCGTGAGTGCTCTGGGAAAGGCAATGAGCACCGAGGTGGTCAACTTTGCTACGCTGATGAGACGATGGCGCCAAACGGGCTGAACCTGTTTGAGGCCGTTCAGTGACGAGTTAGTGTTATTCGTAGTGCGATCAGGTGGTGCGGAAGCTCCGCAGCGAGACGAGACACTGGTAGCCCGGCAATTTCCCACGGCTGCCCCATTGTGCTGTGAGTGGGAGTGGGACTTTCAGCGTCTGGTGCTGGGCTGTGTGCGACTGGCCCGGGTGGTGGGGGTAGATAAGGGACAGGTGACGCGGCACCAGGTGCGTCTAATCCCCAGCAGAAAGGAGTGAGGGAGAGTCAGGAAGTCGGAAGAAATGCAGAGTAATGACCCTGCGCccggcagcagcccccagcctctcACCTCAGCCTCCTCCCAGGTTTTCTCATGGGAGAAGTATCCGTAGCAGCCTTCGAAAAAGTGCCTCCAGCCCTCGCGACAGCGCTCAGCAACTGGCCctgaggagaggggtggggcaggggaagggagagaaatcaCAGTGAGAGGCTGTCTCAGGGACCTTCCAGGGAGGACAAGTGacacagtgtgatggggttcaggggtcgccctgcactgcaccccgtccgcaggcaggagtgactctcacttagcaggtagaacaggaagtttattaggtgacagatgcccagtttctcacacaaaagtcagtacagcagtcagagacagtccttccaatccatcctggggagaggagcccgaggggggcccctctggggtgtagcttcccccctcgccaggctggctgccttccagctccctctgcccccagcttctaactgccaccccccagaatcaaacccagctcggctcctccctcctctgtgctcaggacagaggtgttacctgccagcctaggttgtagccccagggtcatccttagccactgggagctgctgcttgcctctcacatccagcctgagtcccacacatgcactccccccactccagcacacaCCGGGCATCTTCTTGGGGCTGAGGTGGCAGGAGGAACCACCaggccccaggaagcagctggccctgcccacaccccccaGTATCACTGGAATCCATCCCAGAGCCTTGATCCCAGTGGGGCAGTGCCTCTGGGtttgggtggggactgggggccttccccctggcagctggggggaagcagcCAGTGCACCATGAGAGGGCTGAgatctgctcctgccccagagggccagccagcaggcaaagctgccagctggggagacagccctctccctcctgtggcccccacctgctctgcacccaggccctgcctccactGTCCAGtgcttgccccctccccatcttctCTTCCCACCCCAAGGTCAGGTACACGGTGTGGGCAGGGCCCATCCAGGGCAGAGAGGGAGGTCAGAGCCATACCCCAGCAGGGGAGGCCCATGGAAAAGGGCCACAcatggggcagcccagcccagagcaggggctgggtgtgggagaagctgcagctggcACAGATGTAGCTGCTTACAGGGTGGTCTAGAGCCTGGGACCTCCAGAGCTCAGTGccggcacctctacagcttgagctggaggccggctggctgtgggcttgggctgtagaggacactcactCTTTCTCTGGGAGGTGGTCTAGGTCCCACTCCATGGCCAGTGACACACACCGAGGTGTGCGGGTGACACGGAGCCATGACCAGCCCTTGGAGAGGGACCCACGGGGACACGGATGCCCAGCGGGAGGGGACCacgggtgggggtgtgggagcctgcagctgccccGGTGAGTGCACGTGGCCTAGGCTGGTCCCCTCCCATCCTCCGGGGCAGGGCTGACCCCAGTGGTGTTTCATCCACTGTCTCTCCcttgctgcctggggaggggctgtggggctgggcctccCTCCAGGGCAGTgaccccctgcagcaggagatgggCCGTGGCCCTGGGAGCACCCAAAGGAAATGAATCTACTTCCCAGTTCTCACCCTGGCTAGCAGCACTCGGGGCCGCCGGCTCCACAGGGCCAGGCAGGTTCTCAGCTGCCAGCGAGGGGCTGCAGACCAGGCAGCCGAGGAGGCAGAGGCTGAAGCAGGCGACTGGTCCCATCTTCTCACTTCCCCTGGGGAGAAACCGCACCAGAGAGATGAGCCAGGGGAGCCTGAGGCACCTCCCTCCCCCGGGGGCATTTCGTggggggcttcagccctgggactgtttgccaagggcctggctgggctggcagtgcccCCAGGGATCCTGTCCCCTCGTCCCAGAGGACTCAGCTCAGAGCCCCTCTCCCTAGGTCCAAAGGGCCCTTCTGCCTCCAGCCCTCACGGAGCTGTGCCCCAGGGAGAGAACCGGCCgcccagcagggagccaggccccagccctgcagagatgggctctgccagcagcaccgccagggactccctggccccgggcagcaggtgggaggaggggaggccaggctcgCCCAGGGGCCTTTGGTTCCAGACACCAGGGTCCCATCTGCAGCGGAAAGTGGTTCTCAGAAGGGGCATTTGCCATCTCCCACTGTCCCGCTCCCCcctatgctggagctcagagggaGGGTGCTCAGAGGTGGCTGGAGGAAAGAGTCTGGCGGAGGCCCCGGTGTGCCCGGGCTGGAGGCCGGTCTGTGTGCACGTGGTTGGAAtgtcagctgcagctgcagcccctctgcagtAGTTCTCTCGCTAGAGAGCGGGTTTAGTGCCAGAGGGTTCAGCCGCTCCTCTTCGCACCCAGCCTGGTGCACGAGATACCCAGTGACCCCCAGGCGCCtgctgcaaaggagtgtgggtggggaggaggatggggttagatggagctgggggagctgggctcaagggaggggaggaagatggTGTGAGAGCAggcggctggtggtgcctggctttgggggagggactgggcttgtggggcttggccagctggctccagcttggggtggtgggtgggcggctggacACAGCAGCAAGGGGCCCAGGCGGCTGACGTGAggtttgggtgggcagctcaggcagctggtgggcaggtgtctggccccagcagctggtgcgagggcaggtggctctggcagttcAGAGATCAGGTGGGTGGCTcgctggcgtgggcagctctaGTGGccagcacggggctcaggcagctgacccacagtttgggtgggcagctcaggcagctgcccagctgggtcTGCACCAGGCATCTGCAAGGTGGGGGCTGTACCGTTAGCCTGGCTGGTCTGTAGTTGGCCTCCACGCTGGGATGGGGCCAATGCAGTGTCCAg contains:
- the LOC142007560 gene encoding dromaiocalcin-1-like isoform X1 is translated as MTRRTAACAWQKQCKGLRALGGSEKMGPVACFSLCLLGCLVCSPSLAAENLPGPVEPAAPSAASQGPVAERCREGWRHFFEGCYGYFSHEKTWEEAEIECQQCWSDAHLASIHSAEEERMIADYVKQMNENKRPVWIGFLDRDKNQCWSWTDESQINYTAWDQGQPDSPEKKEHCLVLERPEFKKWHNYSCGDKFPFLCKHSAQGRRLPEAGGSQLLGSE
- the LOC142007560 gene encoding dromaiocalcin-1-like isoform X2, producing the protein MDRGSEKMGPVACFSLCLLGCLVCSPSLAAENLPGPVEPAAPSAASQGPVAERCREGWRHFFEGCYGYFSHEKTWEEAEIECQQCWSDAHLASIHSAEEERMIADYVKQMNENKRPVWIGFLDRDKNQCWSWTDESQINYTAWDQGQPDSPEKKEHCLVLERPEFKKWHNYSCGDKFPFLCKHSAQGRRLPEAGGSQLLGSE